A window from Gossypium raimondii isolate GPD5lz chromosome 7, ASM2569854v1, whole genome shotgun sequence encodes these proteins:
- the LOC105801601 gene encoding agamous-like MADS-box protein MADS2, with product MGRGRVELKRIENKINRQVTFAKRRNGLLKKAYELSVLCDAEVALIIFSNRGKLYEFCSSSSMLKTLDRYQKCSYGAVEVSKPAKELESSYREYLKLKARYEELQRTQRNLLGEDLGPLNSKELEQLEHQLESSLKHVRSTKTQYMLDQLSELQNKEQMLMETNRALSIKLEEVSARNQFRVSWEGGEQSVAFTNQQAQSMGLFQPLECNPTLQIGYCNPVASDQMAATTHAQQVNGFIPGWML from the exons ATGGGGAGAGGAAGAGTAGAGTTGAAGAGGATAGAgaacaaaataaatagacaaGTTACATTTGCAAAGAGAAGAAATGGGTTGCTCAAGAAAGCTTATGAGCTCTCAGTTTTATGTGATGCTGAGGTTgctcttattattttctctAACCGTGGCAAGCTCTATGAGTTTTGTAGCAGTTCTAG CATGCTCAAAACACTTGATAGATACCAGAAATGCAGTTATGGTGCAGTGGAAGTTAGCAAGCCAGCCAAGGAGCTTGAG AGCAGCTACAGGGAGTACCTAAAACTGAAAGCTAGATATGAGGAACTGCAACGAACTCAGAG GAATCTCCTTGGTGAAGACTTGGGTCCATTGAACTCAAAGGAGCTTGAGCAGCTTGAGCATCAACTAGAGTCATCCTTGAAACATGTCCGCTCCACCAAG ACCCAATATATGCTTGACCAGCTTTCTGAACTTCAGAATAAG GAACAAATGCTAATGGAAACTAACAGGGCTTTGTCAATAAAG CTTGAAGAAGTTAGTGCCAGAAACCAGTTCCGAGTATCATGGGAAGGTGGTGAGCAAAGTGTAGCATTCACTAACCAGCAGGCTCAATCTATGGGGTTGTTTCAGCCATTGGAATGCAATCCAACTTTGCAGATAGG GTACTGCAATCCTGTTGCTTCAGACCAGATGGCTGCAACAACTCATGCTCAGCAAGTCAATGGGTTTATCCCTGGATGGATGCTCTAA